A single Salmo salar chromosome ssa19, Ssal_v3.1, whole genome shotgun sequence DNA region contains:
- the LOC106578701 gene encoding glucagon family neuropeptides isoform X1, with protein MSSKATLALLIYGIIMHYSIHCSPLGLSYPNLRLENEVYDEDGNSLPDLAFDSDQIALRSPPSVADDVYTLYYPPEKRTERHADGMFNKAYRKALGQLSARQYLHSLMAKRVGGGSTMEDDSEPLSKRHSDGIFTDSYSRYRKQMAVKKYLAAVLGKSPEDLGFHHILQDIDFDALPDGDEFEAILGDWLKQFSPEFPVSSRLFPEALS; from the exons ATGTCTAGTAAAGCGACTTTAGCCTTACTCATCTATGGAATCATAATGCACTACAGCATCCACTGCTCACCTCTCGGGCTAAGCTATCCTAACCTTAG ACTTGAAAATGAGGTTTATGACGAAGATGGAAATTCGTTACCGGACTTGGCTTTTGACAGTGATCAAATTGCTTTAAGAAGTCCCCCATCTGTGGCGGACGACGTGTACACTTTATACTACCCACCCGAGAAAAG AACCGAAAGGCATGCAGACGGAATGTTTAATAAAGCCTACAGGAAAGCGCTGGGTCAGTTATCAGCAAGACAATATCTCCATTCTCTGATGGCAAAGCGTGTAGG TGGAGGGAGCACCATGGAAGACGACTCAGAACCTCTGTCAAAGCGACACTCGGATGGGATCTTCACAGACAGCTACAGCCGCTACCGAAAGCAAATGGCAGTCAAGAAATACCTGGCGGCAGTCCTTGGGAAAAG CCCTGAAGACTTAGGTTTTCACCATATTCTACAAGACATAGACTTTGATGCCCTACCGGATGGGGATGAGTTTGAGGCTATTTTGGGAGACTGGCTGAAACAGTTCTCTCCCGAATTTCCGGTGAGTTCCAGGCTCTTTCCCGAGGCCTTGTCTTGA
- the LOC106578701 gene encoding glucagon family neuropeptides isoform X2 — translation MSSKATLALLIYGIIMHYSIHCSPLGLSYPNLRLENEVYDEDGNSLPDLAFDSDQIALRSPPSVADDVYTLYYPPEKRTERHADGMFNKAYRKALGQLSARQYLHSLMAKRVGGGSTMEDDSEPLSKRHSDGIFTDSYSRYRKQMAVKKYLAAVLGKSPEDLGFHHILQDIDFDALPDGDEFEAILGDWLKQFSPEFPAL, via the exons ATGTCTAGTAAAGCGACTTTAGCCTTACTCATCTATGGAATCATAATGCACTACAGCATCCACTGCTCACCTCTCGGGCTAAGCTATCCTAACCTTAG ACTTGAAAATGAGGTTTATGACGAAGATGGAAATTCGTTACCGGACTTGGCTTTTGACAGTGATCAAATTGCTTTAAGAAGTCCCCCATCTGTGGCGGACGACGTGTACACTTTATACTACCCACCCGAGAAAAG AACCGAAAGGCATGCAGACGGAATGTTTAATAAAGCCTACAGGAAAGCGCTGGGTCAGTTATCAGCAAGACAATATCTCCATTCTCTGATGGCAAAGCGTGTAGG TGGAGGGAGCACCATGGAAGACGACTCAGAACCTCTGTCAAAGCGACACTCGGATGGGATCTTCACAGACAGCTACAGCCGCTACCGAAAGCAAATGGCAGTCAAGAAATACCTGGCGGCAGTCCTTGGGAAAAG CCCTGAAGACTTAGGTTTTCACCATATTCTACAAGACATAGACTTTGATGCCCTACCGGATGGGGATGAGTTTGAGGCTATTTTGGGAGACTGGCTGAAACAGTTCTCTCCCGAATTTCCG GCTTTGTGA
- the LOC106578701 gene encoding glucagon family neuropeptides isoform X6 — MSSKATLALLIYGIIMHYSIHCSPLGLSYPNLRLENEVYDEDGNSLPDLAFDSDQIALRSPPSVADDVYTLYYPPEKSGGSTMEDDSEPLSKRHSDGIFTDSYSRYRKQMAVKKYLAAVLGKRYRQRYRSKGRRLAYL, encoded by the exons ATGTCTAGTAAAGCGACTTTAGCCTTACTCATCTATGGAATCATAATGCACTACAGCATCCACTGCTCACCTCTCGGGCTAAGCTATCCTAACCTTAG ACTTGAAAATGAGGTTTATGACGAAGATGGAAATTCGTTACCGGACTTGGCTTTTGACAGTGATCAAATTGCTTTAAGAAGTCCCCCATCTGTGGCGGACGACGTGTACACTTTATACTACCCACCCGAGAAAAG TGGAGGGAGCACCATGGAAGACGACTCAGAACCTCTGTCAAAGCGACACTCGGATGGGATCTTCACAGACAGCTACAGCCGCTACCGAAAGCAAATGGCAGTCAAGAAATACCTGGCGGCAGTCCTTGGGAAAAGGtatagacagagatatagaagCAAAGGACGCCGGCTAGCGTATTTGTAG
- the LOC106578701 gene encoding glucagon family neuropeptides isoform X4, protein MSSKATLALLIYGIIMHYSIHCSPLGLSYPNLRLENEVYDEDGNSLPDLAFDSDQIALRSPPSVADDVYTLYYPPEKRTERHADGMFNKAYRKALGQLSARQYLHSLMAKRVGGGSTMEDDSEPLSKRHSDGIFTDSYSRYRKQMAVKKYLAAVLGKRYRQRYRSKGRRLAYL, encoded by the exons ATGTCTAGTAAAGCGACTTTAGCCTTACTCATCTATGGAATCATAATGCACTACAGCATCCACTGCTCACCTCTCGGGCTAAGCTATCCTAACCTTAG ACTTGAAAATGAGGTTTATGACGAAGATGGAAATTCGTTACCGGACTTGGCTTTTGACAGTGATCAAATTGCTTTAAGAAGTCCCCCATCTGTGGCGGACGACGTGTACACTTTATACTACCCACCCGAGAAAAG AACCGAAAGGCATGCAGACGGAATGTTTAATAAAGCCTACAGGAAAGCGCTGGGTCAGTTATCAGCAAGACAATATCTCCATTCTCTGATGGCAAAGCGTGTAGG TGGAGGGAGCACCATGGAAGACGACTCAGAACCTCTGTCAAAGCGACACTCGGATGGGATCTTCACAGACAGCTACAGCCGCTACCGAAAGCAAATGGCAGTCAAGAAATACCTGGCGGCAGTCCTTGGGAAAAGGtatagacagagatatagaagCAAAGGACGCCGGCTAGCGTATTTGTAG
- the LOC106578701 gene encoding glucagon family neuropeptides isoform X5, with protein MSSKATLALLIYGIIMHYSIHCSPLGLSYPNLRLENEVYDEDGNSLPDLAFDSDQIALRSPPSVADDVYTLYYPPEKSGGSTMEDDSEPLSKRHSDGIFTDSYSRYRKQMAVKKYLAAVLGKSPEDLGFHHILQDIDFDALPDGDEFEAILGDWLKQFSPEFPAL; from the exons ATGTCTAGTAAAGCGACTTTAGCCTTACTCATCTATGGAATCATAATGCACTACAGCATCCACTGCTCACCTCTCGGGCTAAGCTATCCTAACCTTAG ACTTGAAAATGAGGTTTATGACGAAGATGGAAATTCGTTACCGGACTTGGCTTTTGACAGTGATCAAATTGCTTTAAGAAGTCCCCCATCTGTGGCGGACGACGTGTACACTTTATACTACCCACCCGAGAAAAG TGGAGGGAGCACCATGGAAGACGACTCAGAACCTCTGTCAAAGCGACACTCGGATGGGATCTTCACAGACAGCTACAGCCGCTACCGAAAGCAAATGGCAGTCAAGAAATACCTGGCGGCAGTCCTTGGGAAAAG CCCTGAAGACTTAGGTTTTCACCATATTCTACAAGACATAGACTTTGATGCCCTACCGGATGGGGATGAGTTTGAGGCTATTTTGGGAGACTGGCTGAAACAGTTCTCTCCCGAATTTCCG GCTTTGTGA
- the LOC106578701 gene encoding glucagon family neuropeptides isoform X3, whose translation MSSKATLALLIYGIIMHYSIHCSPLGLSYPNLRLENEVYDEDGNSLPDLAFDSDQIALRSPPSVADDVYTLYYPPEKSGGSTMEDDSEPLSKRHSDGIFTDSYSRYRKQMAVKKYLAAVLGKSPEDLGFHHILQDIDFDALPDGDEFEAILGDWLKQFSPEFPVSSRLFPEALS comes from the exons ATGTCTAGTAAAGCGACTTTAGCCTTACTCATCTATGGAATCATAATGCACTACAGCATCCACTGCTCACCTCTCGGGCTAAGCTATCCTAACCTTAG ACTTGAAAATGAGGTTTATGACGAAGATGGAAATTCGTTACCGGACTTGGCTTTTGACAGTGATCAAATTGCTTTAAGAAGTCCCCCATCTGTGGCGGACGACGTGTACACTTTATACTACCCACCCGAGAAAAG TGGAGGGAGCACCATGGAAGACGACTCAGAACCTCTGTCAAAGCGACACTCGGATGGGATCTTCACAGACAGCTACAGCCGCTACCGAAAGCAAATGGCAGTCAAGAAATACCTGGCGGCAGTCCTTGGGAAAAG CCCTGAAGACTTAGGTTTTCACCATATTCTACAAGACATAGACTTTGATGCCCTACCGGATGGGGATGAGTTTGAGGCTATTTTGGGAGACTGGCTGAAACAGTTCTCTCCCGAATTTCCGGTGAGTTCCAGGCTCTTTCCCGAGGCCTTGTCTTGA